In Rubrivirga marina, the following are encoded in one genomic region:
- a CDS encoding DNA double-strand break repair nuclease NurA: MLDFARLAGQISDFATYRVQEDRAHAGRLDRALAALDDCAPTWEALRDRATHATGGPLRALPRTRPDESHACGPRPATVTVVATDGSQIFPDRHVDPACYLLNVGRVAIHYGTLDPPLIRAEPTLRYRQQDLADLADDDAEASPLDLTSEVVSALRDELELRWLFDTADEERRSGRDVVAMADGTLIRWMLRGMKNRRLETQLLSRYVAELDRFRGAGIPVCSYVSRPANAEVVNLLRLHRDEPDWDVSPDSIRGVQDRHVFASRLEVGERSAVFLSRSEVLKQYGDHRIVAFYVHGCAEVGRVEMPEWVADVPGWLDLIHAVVLDQCEKGGGYPIILQEAHERAVVRAREKDVFYRILARQARGAGAEAGTYSGKAASKRAPRV; encoded by the coding sequence GTGCTCGACTTCGCCCGCCTCGCCGGTCAGATCTCCGACTTCGCGACGTACCGCGTGCAAGAGGACCGCGCCCACGCCGGCCGCCTCGACCGTGCGCTCGCCGCCCTCGACGACTGCGCGCCGACGTGGGAAGCCCTTCGCGACCGCGCCACGCACGCGACGGGCGGCCCGCTCCGGGCGCTCCCCCGGACCCGCCCCGACGAGAGCCATGCCTGCGGCCCCCGTCCGGCGACCGTGACCGTGGTCGCGACGGATGGCTCCCAGATCTTCCCGGACCGCCACGTCGACCCGGCGTGCTACCTCCTCAACGTCGGGCGCGTCGCGATCCACTACGGCACGCTCGACCCGCCGCTCATCCGCGCCGAGCCGACGCTCCGCTACCGCCAGCAGGACCTGGCCGATCTTGCGGACGATGACGCCGAGGCGTCCCCGCTCGACCTCACGTCCGAAGTCGTGTCCGCGCTCCGCGACGAGCTCGAACTCCGCTGGCTCTTCGACACGGCCGACGAAGAGCGCCGCAGCGGCCGCGACGTCGTCGCGATGGCCGACGGGACGCTGATCCGGTGGATGCTCCGCGGGATGAAGAACCGCCGCCTCGAGACCCAGCTCCTGAGCCGCTACGTGGCCGAGCTGGACCGCTTCCGCGGGGCCGGCATCCCCGTGTGCTCGTACGTCTCGCGCCCGGCCAACGCCGAGGTCGTCAACCTCCTCCGCCTCCACCGCGACGAGCCCGACTGGGACGTCTCACCGGACTCGATCCGCGGGGTGCAGGACCGGCACGTGTTCGCGTCACGGCTCGAGGTCGGCGAGCGGTCCGCGGTGTTCCTCTCGCGGAGCGAGGTGCTCAAGCAGTACGGCGATCACCGGATCGTCGCGTTCTACGTCCACGGGTGCGCCGAGGTGGGCCGGGTCGAGATGCCGGAATGGGTGGCCGACGTGCCCGGCTGGCTGGACCTGATCCATGCCGTCGTGCTCGACCAGTGCGAGAAGGGGGGAGGGTACCCGATCATCCTGCAGGAAGCCCACGAGCGGGCCGTCGTGCGGGCCCGCGAAAAGGACGTGTTCTACCGGATCCTCGCGCGGCAGGCTCGGGGCGCGGGCGCCGAGGCGGGGACGTACTCCGGCAAGGCGGCCTCGAAGCGCGCGCCGCGCGTCTGA
- a CDS encoding DUF192 domain-containing protein, which produces MRAIPFLVLAFVLCGCPEPDEPQPAPSSRASIPFDIEGTLSFVRGTDTLRTIDIEIADTDSTRSRGLMQRSEIPDDTGMLFVFPAAEDQAFYMANTPRSLDIQFYGADSTLLNVVENTTPYSFDNVLSEGPAQFVVEVPAGYSRRIGLVPGDRITWTTR; this is translated from the coding sequence ATGCGCGCCATCCCGTTTCTCGTATTGGCCTTCGTCCTGTGTGGCTGTCCCGAGCCCGACGAGCCGCAGCCAGCGCCCAGCTCTCGGGCCTCGATTCCGTTCGACATCGAGGGCACCCTGAGCTTCGTTCGCGGCACCGACACGCTCCGTACGATCGACATCGAGATCGCCGACACCGACTCGACCCGGAGCCGAGGGCTGATGCAGCGGAGCGAGATTCCTGACGACACGGGGATGCTGTTCGTCTTCCCCGCCGCGGAGGACCAGGCGTTTTACATGGCGAACACGCCGCGGTCGCTCGACATCCAGTTCTACGGGGCCGATTCGACGCTCCTCAACGTGGTGGAGAACACGACACCGTACTCCTTCGACAACGTGCTCTCCGAGGGTCCCGCCCAGTTCGTCGTCGAGGTCCCGGCGGGCTACTCCCGTCGGATCGGACTCGTCCCCGGCGACAGGATCACGTGGACCACTCGATGA
- a CDS encoding HesB/IscA family protein: MTESLPFAITERARQRLASVAVAEGVDLGETFLRVAVVPGGCSGLTYDLGWDTVAGPADETVEVDGLRLVLDPRSLVTVEGTTLDFTDGLEGKGFHFDNPQAVRTCACGESFSL; encoded by the coding sequence ATGACCGAGTCTCTCCCGTTCGCCATCACCGAGCGCGCCCGCCAGCGGCTGGCATCCGTCGCCGTCGCCGAGGGCGTCGACCTTGGTGAAACGTTCCTCCGGGTCGCCGTGGTACCCGGCGGCTGCTCGGGCCTGACCTACGACCTCGGCTGGGACACCGTCGCCGGCCCGGCCGACGAGACCGTCGAGGTCGACGGGCTCCGCCTCGTGCTCGACCCGCGTTCGCTTGTGACCGTCGAGGGCACGACGCTCGACTTCACGGATGGCCTCGAGGGCAAGGGCTTCCACTTCGACAACCCCCAGGCTGTTCGGACGTGCGCTTGCGGCGAGTCGTTCTCGCTGTGA
- the hemW gene encoding radical SAM family heme chaperone HemW produces MAGLYIHVPFCSQRCVYCDFYFTTTRRDEGPFTRAIEVEAERLGHEYQGKAPLRTLYLGGGTPSLLTPDALAAVVGAAHGHFDTKALEEVTVEANPEDLVGPEGADWLRAARALGVTRLSLGVQSFFDDDLVFMNRAHDAAQAEAGVEAAVAAIGEVSVDLIFGVPDQPFEHWGANLQKAVRLGAAHVSTYSLTVEERTPLHKMVALGRVVPEGDETLRERYLFTHEYLLGQGFEHYEISSFARPGHRSQHNQSYWAHETVLGLGPSAHSFWRETRSRGWRWADVAHLGRWQGLLLGGESPIEWREQIGPDELADEAVLLGLRRLVDGLDLDVLERDYGVDLLTDRRAELAALEGAGLVDVRPGRVRLTVEGAAVADAVALRLVG; encoded by the coding sequence TTGGCTGGCCTTTACATCCACGTCCCTTTCTGCTCGCAGCGCTGCGTCTACTGCGACTTCTACTTTACCACGACGCGCCGCGACGAGGGGCCGTTCACTCGGGCGATCGAAGTCGAGGCCGAGCGCCTCGGCCATGAGTACCAGGGGAAGGCACCGCTACGGACGCTCTACCTCGGCGGCGGGACGCCGTCGCTCCTCACGCCCGACGCGCTGGCGGCCGTCGTCGGCGCGGCGCACGGCCACTTCGACACGAAGGCCCTCGAGGAGGTGACCGTCGAGGCCAACCCGGAAGACCTGGTCGGACCGGAGGGCGCCGACTGGCTCCGTGCGGCTCGCGCCCTCGGCGTGACGCGGCTCTCGCTCGGGGTCCAGTCGTTCTTCGACGACGACCTCGTGTTCATGAACCGGGCCCACGACGCCGCGCAGGCCGAGGCCGGCGTCGAGGCGGCCGTGGCCGCGATCGGGGAGGTCTCCGTCGACCTCATCTTCGGCGTGCCCGATCAGCCGTTCGAGCACTGGGGCGCCAACCTCCAGAAGGCCGTCCGCCTCGGCGCGGCTCACGTCTCGACCTACAGCCTCACGGTCGAAGAGCGGACCCCCCTCCACAAGATGGTGGCGCTCGGCCGCGTCGTCCCCGAGGGCGACGAGACGCTCCGTGAGCGCTACCTGTTCACGCACGAGTACCTCCTCGGCCAGGGCTTCGAGCACTACGAGATCTCCTCGTTCGCCCGACCCGGCCACCGGAGCCAGCACAACCAGAGCTACTGGGCGCACGAGACGGTCCTCGGGCTCGGGCCGAGCGCGCACTCGTTCTGGCGCGAGACGCGAAGCCGCGGCTGGCGCTGGGCCGACGTCGCCCACCTCGGGCGCTGGCAGGGTCTCCTCCTCGGGGGCGAGAGCCCCATCGAGTGGCGCGAGCAGATCGGCCCCGACGAACTCGCCGACGAGGCCGTCCTCCTCGGCCTCCGCCGCCTCGTGGACGGGCTCGACCTCGACGTCCTCGAACGAGACTACGGCGTCGACCTCCTCACCGACCGCCGCGCGGAACTGGCGGCGCTCGAAGGCGCAGGCCTCGTCGACGTCCGCCCCGGGCGGGTCCGCCTCACCGTCGAGGGCGCCGCGGTCGCCGACGCCGTGGCCTTGCGGCTCGTGGGCTAG